From a region of the Methanolinea sp. genome:
- a CDS encoding ATP-binding cassette domain-containing protein yields the protein MTGSIITVEGLYHRFGEIVAVDGISFSVEEGEIFSFLGPNGAGKSTAINVLITLLAIQQGKATIAGFDVQKKPQQVRNSIGIVFQDVTLDRDMTCREILEFHGRLYRMPAAERKKRIDELLSLVQLDAKRDVRTKHLSGGMKRRLEVARGLMTRPRVLFLDEPTIGLDPQTRTRMWEYIKAVNDEGTTIFLTTHYMDEADHLSDRISIIDHGRIVATGTAYELKNTLGEDLVYLETADLPGARAILSRMNNVREIRDKSHGIVATLDGDGTKILPRIIENLAGNGIRISAVNLKKPSMDDVFLHFTGRELRDKGAGIPASAAASAGRR from the coding sequence ATGACCGGATCAATCATCACTGTCGAGGGACTGTATCACCGTTTCGGAGAAATCGTGGCAGTTGACGGGATCAGTTTCTCTGTAGAGGAAGGGGAGATCTTCTCATTTCTCGGTCCCAACGGCGCAGGGAAAAGCACCGCAATCAATGTACTCATAACCCTGCTCGCGATCCAGCAGGGAAAGGCCACCATTGCCGGCTTTGATGTGCAGAAAAAACCCCAGCAGGTGAGAAATTCTATCGGGATCGTCTTTCAGGACGTCACGCTGGACCGGGATATGACATGCCGCGAGATACTGGAGTTCCATGGAAGACTCTACCGGATGCCTGCGGCTGAACGGAAAAAGCGAATTGACGAACTCCTCTCCCTGGTCCAACTCGATGCAAAGCGGGATGTCCGGACCAAGCACCTTTCTGGCGGGATGAAACGGCGCCTGGAGGTCGCCCGGGGGCTGATGACCAGGCCAAGAGTCCTCTTCCTCGATGAGCCGACCATAGGTCTCGACCCCCAGACCCGTACGCGGATGTGGGAGTATATCAAGGCGGTGAACGATGAGGGCACCACCATATTTCTGACCACCCACTACATGGATGAAGCCGATCACCTGAGCGACCGGATCAGTATTATCGACCATGGGCGGATTGTCGCAACCGGAACAGCTTATGAATTGAAAAATACCCTGGGAGAAGACCTCGTTTACCTGGAAACTGCGGACCTGCCTGGCGCGCGGGCGATCCTTTCCCGCATGAACAATGTGAGGGAGATCAGGGATAAATCGCATGGTATTGTAGCCACGCTTGACGGTGACGGCACAAAAATCCTGCCGAGGATTATCGAGAACCTGGCAGGAAACGGCATACGGATCAGCGCGGTCAACCTGAAGAAACCGTCAATGGACGATGTCTTTCTCCACTTCACGGGGCGCGAGCTTCGTGATAAGGGGGCGGGGATACCGGCCAGCGCGGCTGCAAGTGCAGGGAGGCGGTAA
- a CDS encoding ABC transporter permease, with product MNTGFITIYWRDMIRFFRFRTLLISSLVQPALWMAFFGIAMSANFDRLTSVIPPIPGVPSVDYLTFMAAGVIAMTTLFTSLFGGVVLLFDKNWGLMREIFASPLPRNHIIFGIALSGMTKAFIQAIIIMVFGIILGAAFFAGFGAGRTIISIAGILLFTGVFSLGFLFLSAAISISLESPEGLQGIITLLTMPIFFASNALYPIDAFPPLLQALSVINPLTHLVNGIRYFAIGDNFQAIGIHYTATPVEIIFSFLLLAVFALLMFAFAVWRFRKATVA from the coding sequence TTGAATACCGGGTTCATAACGATATACTGGCGGGACATGATCCGGTTTTTCCGCTTCAGGACACTGCTCATTTCTTCACTTGTCCAGCCCGCCCTCTGGATGGCATTTTTCGGGATCGCCATGTCCGCCAATTTCGATCGGCTGACGAGCGTAATTCCCCCTATCCCTGGTGTTCCGAGCGTTGACTATCTCACGTTTATGGCCGCCGGGGTCATTGCCATGACCACCCTCTTCACCAGCCTTTTCGGGGGCGTTGTGCTCCTGTTTGATAAAAATTGGGGGCTGATGCGGGAGATCTTTGCAAGTCCGCTACCCCGAAACCATATCATTTTCGGCATCGCTCTCTCCGGCATGACCAAGGCATTCATCCAGGCCATCATCATCATGGTGTTCGGAATTATCCTCGGGGCTGCATTTTTTGCCGGGTTTGGCGCCGGACGGACCATCATCTCGATTGCCGGGATACTCCTCTTTACCGGGGTATTTTCTCTCGGGTTTCTGTTCCTGTCCGCGGCAATCTCCATCAGTCTCGAGAGCCCCGAAGGCCTCCAGGGGATCATCACCCTGCTCACCATGCCAATTTTCTTTGCAAGCAATGCCCTCTACCCAATCGATGCATTTCCCCCTCTCCTCCAGGCACTATCGGTCATCAACCCACTCACCCATCTGGTAAACGGGATCCGGTACTTTGCCATTGGTGATAACTTCCAGGCAATCGGGATCCACTATACCGCCACGCCGGTTGAGATCATCTTTTCATTCCTCCTCCTGGCAGTCTTTGCACTCCTGATGTTTGCCTTCGCTGTCTGGAGGTTCAGGAAAGCAACCGTGGCCTGA
- a CDS encoding DEAD/DEAH box helicase: METFSGLHEGVKDVISHRLGWNELRPVQEETCRAVAGGCDVLVVAPTAGGKTEAALIPVIDGIMKGAFPGVAAIYLAPLKALINDQEERFTAFCLPNGLELAKWHGDVPKGDRAWKEGESPHVLMITPESLEVLLMEPTLSSDLCNLRYLIIDELHAFVESDRGVQMRVLLDRLDRVAGRAIQRVGLSATVGNPGEILSWLSGGRRRGALVRIPSPVQEKHFRFVVEQHENRRMQALARLISGKKALVFVNSRSDAESLTSALSGQIEQLMVHHSSLPPALRREAEMAFSGGGSACIICTSTLELGIDIGDLDVVVQVGPPGSVSSFLQRMGRSGRRGKPPHVACVLRDAGELLCMVAVIEAASRKEVEPLRPPEKPFNVLAQQILLELLRKRRSSRARIQRFLRVLKPFSSIRGREIDAVLAHMAEMEMIERDGDMLMAGKGAEQVFGRSNWKDLFSVISGGGEFRAITPDGEVVGKLDARFVAARGKTSFSLGGKSWTCIGSDESHDLVVVVPGEGERSEVFWTGGQAGFSPVVCHSVEEILSRGGSILPLPAKERDLLASIISEFPALRAGSFHVLEKPGPKGPEVLILTFKGRRFNGTLTALLRAEAARKVTILYDDFSITVKGVAKEGSAAAVAGMIEQIRKKGMQRAANVLKIPGQDVWKFAPALPGTSLREMAIHDYYRLPGFFRDLAATELVTNPHQDP; the protein is encoded by the coding sequence ATGGAGACTTTTTCCGGGCTGCATGAAGGAGTGAAAGATGTTATCTCTCATCGCCTGGGGTGGAACGAGCTTCGGCCGGTTCAGGAAGAGACCTGCCGTGCGGTTGCCGGGGGATGCGATGTGCTGGTCGTCGCCCCGACCGCAGGGGGAAAGACTGAAGCGGCGCTTATCCCGGTCATCGATGGCATCATGAAAGGAGCATTTCCAGGTGTAGCTGCCATCTACCTCGCCCCACTCAAAGCCCTCATCAATGACCAGGAGGAACGGTTCACTGCGTTCTGCCTGCCAAACGGCCTGGAACTGGCGAAGTGGCACGGGGATGTCCCGAAGGGGGACCGTGCCTGGAAGGAGGGGGAGTCCCCCCATGTCCTGATGATAACACCCGAATCCCTGGAAGTCCTCCTCATGGAACCCACGCTCTCTTCCGATCTCTGCAACCTCCGCTACCTGATCATCGATGAACTCCATGCGTTTGTCGAATCTGACCGGGGTGTTCAGATGAGGGTCCTGCTCGATCGGCTCGACCGGGTGGCCGGCCGGGCGATCCAGCGGGTAGGGCTTTCTGCTACCGTGGGCAACCCTGGAGAAATCCTCTCCTGGCTTTCCGGAGGGAGGCGGAGGGGGGCCCTGGTCCGGATACCGTCACCGGTGCAGGAGAAGCACTTCAGATTTGTGGTCGAACAGCATGAAAATCGACGAATGCAGGCACTTGCCCGCCTCATATCCGGGAAGAAAGCGCTGGTATTTGTCAACAGCAGGTCCGATGCCGAGAGCCTGACGAGTGCGCTCTCGGGGCAGATCGAGCAGTTGATGGTGCATCACTCCTCGCTCCCGCCCGCCCTCCGCAGGGAGGCAGAGATGGCTTTCTCGGGCGGGGGCAGCGCGTGTATCATCTGCACCAGCACCCTTGAGCTCGGTATCGATATCGGCGATCTCGATGTCGTGGTGCAGGTCGGCCCGCCGGGTTCGGTCTCTTCGTTTCTCCAGCGGATGGGGCGAAGCGGGAGGAGAGGAAAGCCGCCTCACGTTGCCTGCGTTCTGAGGGATGCCGGGGAGCTCCTATGCATGGTAGCAGTGATTGAGGCAGCGAGCAGGAAGGAGGTGGAACCTCTCAGGCCCCCCGAAAAACCATTCAATGTCCTTGCCCAGCAGATCCTCCTCGAGCTTCTCCGGAAACGGCGGTCCTCGCGGGCTCGTATCCAGCGGTTCCTCCGGGTTCTCAAGCCCTTCAGCTCCATCCGGGGAAGGGAGATCGATGCGGTTCTCGCACACATGGCTGAGATGGAGATGATCGAGCGCGATGGTGATATGCTCATGGCAGGAAAAGGGGCTGAACAGGTGTTCGGCAGGTCCAACTGGAAGGACCTCTTCTCGGTCATCAGTGGCGGTGGGGAATTTCGGGCAATAACACCGGATGGAGAAGTCGTGGGAAAACTCGATGCCCGGTTTGTGGCCGCCAGGGGGAAAACAAGCTTCTCCCTCGGAGGAAAGAGCTGGACGTGTATCGGGAGCGATGAGTCGCACGACCTCGTGGTGGTGGTTCCCGGCGAGGGCGAACGGAGTGAGGTCTTCTGGACCGGAGGCCAGGCAGGGTTTTCACCGGTGGTCTGCCACTCCGTTGAAGAAATCCTTTCCAGGGGAGGGTCCATCTTACCGCTCCCCGCAAAGGAACGGGATCTCCTGGCATCGATTATCAGTGAATTTCCAGCCCTCCGGGCCGGTTCATTCCATGTGCTCGAAAAGCCGGGGCCGAAAGGACCGGAAGTGCTCATCCTGACGTTTAAAGGACGTAGGTTCAACGGCACCCTGACCGCGCTGCTCCGGGCTGAAGCTGCCCGGAAGGTCACGATCCTGTATGATGATTTCAGTATAACTGTGAAAGGAGTGGCAAAAGAAGGGTCCGCGGCTGCCGTTGCAGGGATGATCGAGCAGATCAGGAAAAAAGGAATGCAACGCGCCGCAAATGTCCTGAAGATACCCGGGCAGGACGTCTGGAAGTTTGCTCCTGCACTGCCCGGAACCTCGCTTCGCGAGATGGCTATCCACGATTATTACCGGCTTCCCGGCTTCTTCCGGGATCTTGCAGCAACCGAGCTGGTTACGAACCCTCACCAGGATCCCTGA
- a CDS encoding UbiX family flavin prenyltransferase: MRLIVGLSGASGIIYGIRMLEVLRDLGIESDLVMTDMAGKMLDLETSFSEEEVVGLATRSHDSFDFTSPLASGGYRNFGMVVLPCSMKTLAGIACGFADNLLLRAADCTLKERRPLVLVPRETPLNAIQIRNMLTLAEAGATILPAAPGFYHHPKNIGDLVDHIIGKTLDVFHIEHRLYTRWKGE, encoded by the coding sequence ATGCGTCTGATTGTAGGCCTGTCCGGGGCCAGCGGCATCATCTACGGTATCAGGATGCTCGAAGTGCTCAGGGATCTTGGAATAGAGTCCGACCTGGTCATGACAGATATGGCCGGAAAGATGCTGGATCTGGAAACGTCTTTTTCAGAGGAGGAGGTCGTCGGTCTCGCCACGAGGTCTCATGACTCCTTTGATTTCACCTCACCTCTTGCCAGTGGCGGATACCGGAACTTCGGCATGGTGGTGCTCCCCTGCAGCATGAAGACCCTGGCAGGTATTGCCTGCGGGTTTGCCGACAACCTGCTGCTCCGGGCCGCTGACTGCACTCTCAAGGAGCGGCGACCGCTCGTGCTGGTCCCCCGCGAGACGCCCCTGAATGCCATCCAGATCCGGAATATGCTCACCCTCGCAGAGGCCGGGGCGACAATCCTCCCGGCAGCGCCAGGGTTCTACCACCACCCGAAAAACATCGGTGACCTGGTGGACCATATCATTGGAAAGACACTCGATGTGTTTCATATAGAACATCGTCTCTATACCCGCTGGAAGGGAGAGTGA
- the trxA gene encoding thioredoxin, translated as MDDELQRIREKKLREMEERLHPPKQEFKVHPVDATNFQTMLKTHRFLVVDFWAEWCGPCRRVGPVIEELARELGDKVTFAKCNTDRNPGIASGFGISAIPTIILFSAGQVADMVVGAYPKETLKARIYKAFGLL; from the coding sequence ATGGACGATGAACTCCAGCGGATCCGGGAGAAGAAGCTACGCGAGATGGAAGAGCGGCTCCACCCGCCGAAACAGGAATTCAAGGTTCATCCGGTTGATGCCACGAATTTTCAGACCATGCTGAAAACCCACCGCTTCCTGGTAGTTGATTTCTGGGCAGAATGGTGCGGGCCGTGCCGGAGAGTGGGACCGGTTATCGAGGAACTGGCCCGGGAACTCGGCGATAAGGTGACATTCGCCAAGTGCAATACTGATCGGAATCCAGGTATCGCCTCAGGTTTCGGAATTTCTGCAATTCCCACCATAATCCTGTTTTCCGCAGGCCAGGTGGCCGATATGGTGGTCGGTGCATATCCGAAAGAGACGCTGAAGGCAAGAATTTATAAGGCGTTTGGACTTCTCTGA
- the purF gene encoding amidophosphoribosyltransferase: MCGIVGIRDAGGVSFSLYFALYALQHRGQESAGISTFDGTRLYEQKGQGLVAEVFNSEILNRLEGPVGIGHVRYPTTGANRPENIQPFNFVYRNHSVSIAHNGSLVNNRELREEYECQGQIFCTTTDTELIAKVITGELSNSGCVEDAVHRCMRLLRGSFSVVMIFDGVLYGFRDPLGLKPMCIGKTSQGFIIASESVAIDALGGTMLRDVHPGELVCIDESGMRTMQIAVAERKAYCIFEYVYFARADAVMDGALVYDVRRKIGAKLSEESPVKADSVCPVPDSGTSYAIGYSQQSKIPFVESLMKNRYMGRTFIMPSQEERENAVRIKLNPIREHLKEKSVVLVDDSIVRGTTSRRIIGIIRDAGANEVHVRIGSPAIKSPCYLGVDMPTREELIASEREEEEVRKRITASSLHHISLDALVEAIGIPQRDLCTGCLTGCYPVPIPGEESHLAGIDFLSGTYQTKLERFGEKDSVSQEKDSEGWI; the protein is encoded by the coding sequence ATGTGCGGAATCGTTGGCATCAGGGATGCTGGCGGTGTATCATTCTCACTTTATTTTGCGCTCTATGCCCTCCAGCACCGGGGGCAGGAGAGCGCCGGAATTTCAACCTTCGATGGAACCAGGCTCTATGAGCAGAAAGGCCAGGGCCTGGTCGCAGAAGTTTTCAACTCTGAGATATTGAACCGGCTGGAAGGTCCGGTCGGAATCGGGCACGTCCGGTATCCGACAACGGGTGCCAACCGGCCGGAGAATATACAGCCCTTCAATTTTGTTTACCGGAACCATTCCGTTTCCATCGCCCACAACGGCAGCCTGGTCAATAACCGCGAACTCCGCGAGGAGTACGAATGCCAGGGCCAGATCTTCTGCACGACCACTGATACAGAGCTCATCGCAAAGGTCATCACCGGAGAATTGAGCAATTCCGGTTGTGTCGAGGATGCGGTCCATCGCTGCATGCGCCTCCTGCGGGGATCGTTTTCGGTGGTCATGATTTTTGACGGTGTGCTCTACGGGTTCCGCGATCCCCTGGGACTCAAGCCGATGTGTATTGGGAAGACTTCTCAGGGTTTTATCATTGCCTCGGAGAGCGTTGCCATCGATGCCCTTGGCGGCACCATGCTCAGGGATGTGCACCCCGGCGAACTGGTATGCATTGACGAGAGCGGGATGCGTACCATGCAGATTGCCGTCGCCGAAAGGAAAGCTTACTGTATCTTTGAATATGTCTATTTCGCGCGGGCGGATGCGGTGATGGACGGTGCGCTGGTCTATGATGTCCGACGAAAGATCGGGGCGAAACTCTCCGAAGAATCTCCGGTGAAGGCCGATTCGGTATGCCCGGTACCCGATTCCGGGACGTCGTATGCGATCGGGTATTCCCAGCAGTCAAAGATCCCGTTTGTGGAGAGCCTGATGAAAAACAGGTACATGGGCCGGACATTCATCATGCCATCCCAGGAAGAACGGGAAAATGCGGTCCGGATCAAGCTGAACCCCATACGGGAGCACCTCAAGGAAAAATCGGTAGTCCTGGTGGATGACAGCATTGTCAGGGGAACCACATCCCGCCGTATCATAGGGATTATCCGGGATGCGGGGGCAAATGAGGTTCACGTGCGGATTGGATCTCCAGCCATCAAGTCTCCCTGTTATCTCGGGGTGGATATGCCGACCCGGGAAGAGCTGATCGCCAGTGAACGGGAGGAGGAAGAGGTGCGAAAACGTATCACCGCAAGCAGTCTCCACCACATATCCCTGGATGCCCTGGTCGAAGCCATCGGCATTCCCCAGAGGGACCTCTGTACAGGGTGCCTTACCGGATGCTATCCGGTCCCCATTCCCGGCGAAGAATCACACTTAGCCGGGATCGATTTCCTGAGCGGAACCTACCAGACCAAGCTTGAGCGATTTGGAGAGAAAGATAGCGTTTCGCAAGAAAAAGATAGCGAGGGATGGATTTGA
- a CDS encoding 50S ribosomal protein L37e — MSKGTPSMGKRSGKTHIACRRCGSISFHLRHRVCSACGFGRSARIRNYKWVNKRPKIPTH; from the coding sequence ATGTCAAAGGGCACTCCGTCAATGGGAAAACGGTCAGGCAAGACGCATATCGCCTGCAGGCGGTGCGGGAGTATCTCCTTCCACCTGCGGCACAGGGTATGTTCCGCCTGCGGGTTTGGTAGAAGCGCGAGGATACGGAACTATAAGTGGGTGAACAAGAGGCCAAAGATCCCCACCCACTAG
- a CDS encoding RNA-binding protein — MTKRPLDILDQVLNRQPVIVSLKGGRELRGVLQGYDVHMNLVLDRAEEVAEDGQVRGVGTLIVRGDNVIYISPSVE, encoded by the coding sequence ATGACTAAGCGGCCGTTGGATATTTTGGATCAGGTGCTGAACCGGCAGCCAGTAATCGTCTCCCTCAAGGGCGGCAGGGAGCTTCGGGGCGTATTGCAGGGATATGACGTCCATATGAACCTTGTTTTGGACAGGGCTGAAGAGGTTGCCGAGGACGGTCAGGTGCGCGGTGTCGGAACGCTGATTGTCCGCGGTGACAATGTGATCTATATCTCTCCATCCGTGGAATGA
- a CDS encoding RNA-binding protein produces the protein MARITGKKRHSIRKSQATALYALLGEEIGASAGLFWSERVERLETSAGTVLYLIDKKPNLMERDGWVFPTLKGLLEHPFPERRVVVDSGAVPFVVNGADIMRPGTVTVSSDIQAQRPVQVVEERHGKPIAVGIALFDSAGLLAKTSGKVVKTIHYIGDDLWNLEF, from the coding sequence ATGGCAAGAATAACGGGGAAGAAGCGGCACAGTATCAGGAAGTCGCAGGCAACAGCCCTCTATGCATTGCTTGGAGAGGAGATCGGGGCATCAGCAGGGCTCTTTTGGAGCGAGAGGGTGGAGCGGCTCGAGACGAGCGCCGGAACCGTGTTATACCTCATCGACAAGAAACCCAATCTCATGGAAAGGGATGGCTGGGTGTTTCCCACGCTGAAAGGGCTTCTCGAGCACCCGTTTCCCGAACGACGGGTTGTCGTTGATAGCGGGGCGGTTCCGTTCGTAGTGAACGGCGCCGATATCATGCGTCCCGGGACCGTTACTGTTTCCAGCGATATCCAGGCCCAAAGGCCGGTACAGGTCGTTGAAGAGCGGCATGGGAAACCAATTGCCGTTGGAATTGCACTCTTCGATTCGGCCGGACTCCTGGCAAAAACGTCGGGAAAGGTAGTAAAAACGATACATTATATCGGCGACGATCTCTGGAACCTTGAGTTCTGA
- the sepF gene encoding cell division protein SepF has product MVKFLDSLLGKSTPSTEDDYMDLDLEAFEEAEIGAPAMFVKIAQISDIKESPRIKDEVYNANIVIVDISRLKMDKVMYERVLKDLKEVARDVNGDIAGLGDQHYVIITPNSVKISRDKIGGVE; this is encoded by the coding sequence ATGGTAAAATTTCTCGATTCGCTCCTGGGCAAGTCGACTCCCTCCACTGAGGATGACTACATGGATCTTGACCTTGAAGCCTTTGAGGAGGCCGAGATCGGGGCCCCGGCAATGTTCGTCAAGATCGCGCAAATCAGCGATATCAAAGAGAGTCCGCGGATCAAGGACGAGGTCTACAACGCCAATATCGTGATCGTGGATATCTCACGTCTGAAAATGGACAAGGTCATGTATGAACGGGTCCTGAAGGACTTGAAAGAAGTGGCCAGGGATGTCAATGGAGACATCGCCGGGCTCGGTGACCAGCACTATGTCATTATCACCCCTAACTCGGTAAAGATCTCACGGGATAAGATCGGTGGGGTCGAATAG
- a CDS encoding ZPR1 zinc finger domain-containing protein yields the protein MRTTVPGPCPLCNTEIEYLYHTENIPYFSELLIISAVCPTCGWRFIDTQLLKNAEPSRWELPLGSPDDMNVRVVRSMTGAISIPELGIRIDPGPACEGFVSNVEGVLNRVEAVLDNLCSWADTDEEREQACLMKDRLNEVRGGSLPVTLVIEDLSGNSVIIADHARVFRIERISGEPGEE from the coding sequence GTGCGGACAACTGTTCCCGGACCGTGCCCTCTCTGCAATACCGAGATAGAATACCTTTATCACACCGAAAACATCCCCTATTTTTCCGAGCTCCTGATTATTTCTGCGGTATGCCCTACCTGCGGATGGCGGTTCATCGACACGCAACTCCTAAAAAATGCAGAACCGTCCCGGTGGGAACTACCCCTCGGATCGCCTGATGATATGAACGTCAGGGTGGTGCGTAGCATGACCGGCGCAATTTCCATTCCCGAGCTCGGGATCAGGATCGATCCAGGTCCTGCCTGCGAAGGTTTTGTCTCAAACGTTGAGGGGGTCCTGAACCGGGTAGAGGCTGTGCTCGACAATCTCTGCTCGTGGGCCGATACTGATGAAGAACGGGAACAGGCCTGCCTCATGAAAGACCGCCTGAACGAGGTCAGGGGCGGCAGCCTCCCGGTCACCCTGGTCATCGAGGATCTTTCAGGGAACAGTGTGATCATTGCTGACCATGCACGGGTCTTCCGGATTGAAAGGATTTCCGGGGAACCGGGAGAAGAGTAG
- a CDS encoding phosphoribosylformylglycinamidine cyclo-ligase has translation MPEPFSYRESGVDISREAEGISALVRALTFRRVGTVTMMGSVGHFAGLIDCGTHALALTVDGVGTKMLVADRMQEWGTIGIDCIAMNVNDLYVMNIEPVAFVDYIAAEEVSIPKMEQIGRGLNEGARQANIDIVGGETATLKGMVTGLDLAGACLGIQEKDRIITGEAIRPGDLILGVPSSGIHSNGLTLARRVVDAMDAWEKRLSNGRTLGQELLVPTRIYAEALRVCKTTAVSGMCHVTGGGLLNFSRLTKYGFSIDSPLPVPEVFRWIQENGGIDRDEMYRTFNMGMGYAFIAPEENLPEIVAEVPDAAVVGSITRDPGIRLNGIPFS, from the coding sequence ATGCCTGAACCGTTCTCCTACCGGGAATCGGGTGTTGATATCTCCCGTGAGGCGGAAGGAATATCAGCCCTGGTCCGTGCGCTTACATTCCGACGGGTCGGGACGGTTACCATGATGGGGAGTGTCGGGCACTTTGCCGGCCTGATAGATTGCGGAACCCACGCCCTGGCACTTACCGTTGACGGAGTGGGGACCAAGATGCTTGTTGCAGACCGGATGCAGGAGTGGGGGACCATCGGCATCGACTGCATCGCAATGAACGTCAACGACCTCTATGTCATGAATATCGAACCGGTGGCCTTCGTCGATTATATTGCTGCCGAGGAGGTCTCGATCCCGAAGATGGAGCAGATCGGCAGAGGATTAAACGAGGGGGCCCGCCAGGCAAATATCGACATTGTCGGTGGCGAGACGGCAACCCTGAAAGGGATGGTCACCGGTCTCGACCTTGCCGGCGCCTGTCTTGGCATCCAGGAGAAGGATCGGATCATTACCGGGGAGGCTATCCGTCCCGGTGATCTCATTCTCGGGGTTCCCTCTTCAGGTATCCACAGCAACGGGCTCACGCTTGCGCGGCGTGTTGTCGATGCCATGGACGCGTGGGAGAAGCGGCTTTCCAACGGGAGGACACTCGGTCAGGAGCTGCTTGTACCGACCCGGATCTATGCGGAAGCACTCAGGGTGTGCAAGACGACCGCGGTCTCCGGTATGTGCCATGTGACCGGTGGCGGGCTGCTCAACTTTTCCCGCCTGACTAAGTATGGCTTCTCGATTGATTCTCCGTTGCCGGTCCCGGAAGTCTTCCGGTGGATCCAGGAAAACGGTGGCATTGACCGGGATGAGATGTACCGGACATTCAACATGGGAATGGGGTATGCCTTCATCGCGCCGGAAGAAAACCTCCCGGAGATCGTTGCAGAGGTTCCTGACGCAGCTGTCGTCGGGAGCATCACCCGCGATCCGGGTATCCGGCTCAATGGGATCCCCTTCTCCTGA
- a CDS encoding aspartate kinase — MKFGGTSVADADSLGRTVDIVEEYHRAGHELAIVVSAQRGVTDQLIAIAQEIADSRSSATIAPLISSLRLRHMKVLSEVAADCAGDVGNQIEERLSDLENILNAVHNLRELTPRSMDYIITYGERLNSLVVSAAVRQRGIPSMVLDGCEAGILTTSQHGEAMALPESEGRIRSRVQPLLTETVPVVMGFMGCTERGIVTTLGRSGSDYSAAIVGAGIDADEIWIWTDVDGIMTSDPQLIPDARVISTISYLEVMELSYFGAKVMHPRSIEPAMKKNIVVRVKNIFNPSHPGTTIVRHEKRDSRVVKALTYIDKVALINICGAQMIGRPGVAKAIFSALADKEVNVMMISQGSSEANISLIVDESQAGVAIDSLSGLVRQGMIREATANRDVCAVAVVGVGMAGAKGTGGRIFTALGNAGVNVMMISQGSSEVNISFVIRQEDGPKAVRVLHDEFRLSEEDDA, encoded by the coding sequence ATGAAATTTGGAGGAACTTCAGTTGCTGATGCCGATAGCCTCGGCAGAACAGTGGACATCGTCGAAGAGTATCACAGGGCCGGGCATGAGCTGGCTATCGTTGTTTCAGCCCAGCGGGGCGTCACCGACCAGCTTATCGCCATAGCACAGGAAATCGCGGACAGCCGGAGTTCTGCAACGATTGCGCCGCTCATAAGCTCGCTCCGTCTCCGCCACATGAAAGTCCTCTCGGAGGTCGCGGCCGACTGTGCAGGCGATGTCGGGAACCAGATCGAAGAACGCCTCTCTGACCTGGAAAACATCCTGAACGCCGTCCATAATCTCCGGGAGCTCACCCCCCGATCGATGGACTACATCATCACCTATGGAGAGCGCCTGAATTCCCTGGTGGTTTCTGCTGCTGTCAGGCAGAGGGGCATCCCATCCATGGTCCTGGACGGGTGCGAGGCGGGCATCCTGACCACATCGCAGCACGGGGAGGCCATGGCGCTCCCGGAGAGCGAGGGAAGGATCCGGAGCCGGGTGCAACCGTTGTTGACCGAGACGGTTCCGGTCGTGATGGGCTTCATGGGCTGCACCGAGCGAGGAATCGTCACGACACTCGGCCGGAGCGGTTCTGACTATTCTGCGGCGATTGTCGGTGCCGGGATCGATGCCGACGAGATCTGGATATGGACCGATGTTGACGGGATCATGACCTCTGATCCGCAGCTTATCCCGGACGCACGGGTGATTTCGACCATTTCATACCTCGAGGTCATGGAGCTTTCCTATTTCGGTGCGAAAGTGATGCACCCCCGTTCTATCGAACCGGCGATGAAGAAGAACATCGTGGTCCGGGTGAAAAATATCTTCAATCCGTCGCACCCGGGCACGACCATCGTTCGACATGAGAAGCGGGACAGCAGGGTGGTCAAGGCTCTCACCTATATTGACAAAGTCGCCCTGATCAACATCTGTGGTGCCCAGATGATCGGGCGGCCCGGGGTTGCAAAAGCTATCTTTTCGGCCCTCGCTGACAAGGAGGTCAACGTCATGATGATCTCTCAGGGTTCTTCAGAGGCAAACATCTCACTGATCGTGGATGAAAGCCAGGCCGGGGTTGCCATCGATTCCCTGTCGGGACTGGTCCGGCAGGGAATGATACGCGAGGCCACCGCCAACCGCGACGTCTGTGCAGTCGCTGTGGTAGGGGTTGGCATGGCCGGTGCCAAGGGGACGGGTGGACGTATCTTTACTGCGCTCGGCAATGCCGGGGTGAACGTCATGATGATCTCGCAGGGATCTTCTGAAGTGAATATATCCTTCGTTATCAGGCAGGAAGACGGTCCGAAAGCTGTACGGGTCCTCCACGACGAATTCAGGCTCTCCGAGGAGGACGATGCCTGA